Part of the Quercus robur chromosome 5, dhQueRobu3.1, whole genome shotgun sequence genome, tgtttttaaatttcaagtaaTGTTTTTCACAaccattttgtttttgtttacaaaAAATGGGAAAAGGGGATTTGAATTTAAGTTATCCTTCATGTGAGAACTAGACAATGCTACTGTGATACAAAGCTCTTGATCATAACACCATCGTTTACTCAAAAACATCATATGTTAAGATATATGATTATTTTGCTTGTCTGTAGATGAACAAAGCAACCATTATCGAGGATGCAATTTCATACATTGAGGAGCTGAAGAACAATGTGAATGTTCTTCAGGGCCTACTTTACGAAATGGAAGCATCATCTGAAGAGGGAGCATTGCCAAGAAGTGAAGAAATTGATCCTGAAGAAGAGATGAGGAAAAGTGGAATTCAGGTTAATCAACTACTAGTTAATCAGTACTATTGGAGTCTTAGACGCATAAAGTTCTTTTAAGCATAATTGGTGATTCTCTTTGTTGATGTTCTTAGGCAGAGGTTGAGGTCACCCAAATTGATGGGAACAAACTTTGGATAAAGATCATCTTCGGGAAGAAAAGGAGTGGATTCACAAGACTGATGGAGGCCATGACTGCTTTTGGCTTTGAACTCACTGATACAAGTGTTACTACCTCCAAAGGAGCAATGCTTGTTTCATCCTGTGTTAAGgtttgtaaaaacaaaaactttggTGCCACCTTTccaaaaatactttttttaaaaaaaattagtattttcTCCTTTGTACTAGCATGGTATCAAAACAAATTCATATCTAACTATAAAATCAAAGTAGGTACATACATGCAATGGTAACAGACTTGGAACCAACAATTAAAACAAACTGCAATTCACTGTCACAACGAATTGTCCTACACTTTCCCTCAGTTTTATACATGTACTTTCATAAGTCTTAACTGATAATGCTTATTTATTGTAAACTTCTCGTACTTTCAGGGAATTCATGGTGAAATAAATGAAGTCCAGCGCACCAAGGAGTTGCTGCTACAGATCATTAATGGCATATAGAGCAATTGGGAGTATTACTGATCAGTCATTGAACTGACAAAATAAATGGGCATTTTGCGTTGGTTTCTTGTCGATTTTCTGTTAATACCTTAGTTATTATGTTTGGTGACATGTAAGACAAGGCTTATTTATGCATTACTAAGATCAAATGCTTGTCAAATCCACACGTTGGTGGAGAAAAGTTCATCAAGTAAACAATGGTTGTGCTTTCCGGTTGTGGATCACTacttgataataaaataaaaatatcacctttttatttcatgtttatGCTTGAACACGACTTTCAAGTTGCAATACATAGTATATTCCAACTATTGACAGTtcgggaaaataaaaaaatctgatgaaaaattagttttctttAGGAGCATTGCCATAAACTAGTTTTAAATCCAATTAACTGCAACACAGAACGCATCGTTTAATGATAGTGATCCCGGTCTTTCACATATTTAATCTCGGAAAGTATAGTATTACTATATTAGCTTAATTAATCATTTGGGAATAAAAACATGTTCcccttatttctttctttatttagtaACTCAAAGCAATAATGCTTCTTCcttaaaactataatttttaaatataaaaaataatttatgaaaaacatTACAGGTTTGGGGCTTGAGAGTCTTTTGATTCGGTTTTAGGTGAGAAAACCATGTACTAGAGTTAGAGTTGTTCTAATAGGCAcattagaaattttaattttatttattgataaaaaattgattttatttcaaaagaaacTTGCATGGGTGTcacaaaaaaaatgagaattacagtcactctcataaaaaatttccgTAATTTCTATTTGTTTGATTGTAACAAAATAACATTATAGTGATGATAAGTAAAGATGTTctgtcaaaaaaatttatagtgcTTTCAATAATATCTTATCAAGCAATTATTATTTCACGTATCCTATATATGAATTCTCCTCATAGTGCATGAGTTCCACCATCGAAATGCGTTAGACCTACAAAATAATGGGAGTCATACACTATAAGAGGCAGAATGTATACATTCAAGGCCTAAGATACCCTCTCCTTGTCAAGAGTATTGAACACAGTAAAAGCGATATATGAAGTTGGAAGAAGCATTACTGTGACACTAATAAATattcaagccaaaaaaaaaaaaaaaaaagataccaaTAAATATGTTTGTAAATGATTTTGCAAAGGGCATTACCATTGACCTCTGTTACGACAACCTTAAAATTGTTAAGGCGGTTGTGGTTGCATAAAAAGTGTAAAACATTTTGAGAATGTTCATTACTTTGCAGTTTGCACTACAATCAATCGTTTGAAGACTTGAAGCGaagttttcttttaattatttaggAGTTTTCAAGATCTAGGGAAAATAGCAAAACTATTATTtcttatgaaaaatgaaataatgtAGTTGAATAGCTATGAAGGATTGCTATGTTTGTTTTGgccataatattttataaaaaataaatcattttttaaaatatattttctataaaattatttcattctcCTATATTTGGTAATaactttaaatgagttgaaaaacaacttcctaacttcccttatttaagGGGGAGTTAGAAttgttccaaaaaaatttagtagaaaacaatatctaaaaataaatcatattttttttattaactaaatatagttttcttttgactcatttttttaatgttatcaAATActgaaaatttatctttatacaagcttttctattgaaacaaatggagcctttatttatttatgtaaaattaaggggaaaaaaaaaaggaatgaatGGATAATTAAAAATTGTAAGGCCAGCACAGTATGTTAAAATATCCAATTTAGGTGTTAAAATATCCAAGATGGGCAAAGCTAGTTTGTCTAACTCTTCCGAAAAGACTGTAATGGAGGCCACTTGTATGGAAACAGACAATTGCAATGATCCACTTTTGGAAAACAGTGctatcattgttttttttttttttttttttttgaggccATTTGGTTTAGATCTAATAAGTGATAATGGAAGAAACACAGCCTTTTGGCATAACAGTGATTATATCAGGTTGGCACGAAAAAATGCAGATACAACATGGTTCTCACGTGCCACTTTACCAAGGACTCTAAGCTAAATGTGCCTTGACTAATGACTGGGAATGGCAGATGGCTCTTTTATTAGAAGTTTAAACACACGTTTGGTATAGAGGTTTAACcccatgtttttaatttttaaacaatattacacattttttcacacactttttcacctacacatatttaaaaaaaatacaaacagcATTACTAAAACACTGTTACCAAACACCCCTAAACTCCCAAATTCTAATGGTTTCCAAAACCCAATAcataattaatttcatattatatGGTAATATTGTTGGTAGGATCAATGAAATTCAGAGAAAATGTAAATGAAAAGGTCtctatgtaaatatatatatatatatatatatatatatatatatatatagcaactAACAATCTTCTTATGgaaaaaaatcaaccaacatTCAATACACCTACTAAagacttttttgttttcatttaatACATAATAAGTCATTCAATTCTTTTCAAGCCTAAGCCTATCCAACGGCCAAGGCTACCCGCTTGAACCTCTCAAACATGTCAACAGAAATACGTGTAAAGatcccatactatatatatatatatatatatatatctctatgtgtttgtcaaaattcatgGAGGAAAAAAATGTCATTCACTTTCACTCATTCTTCTTTTGTAGAGAAATTGATGTTTTACATTATTAATTATTTCCGAATATCGCAAAATAACAGGAAAACCTTGTCCATACTCCATATCATAATAACCAACAAAAATTACAGGCTTAGTATTAATGaaggaaatcaaaaaaaaaaaaaaaaaaaaaaaaaaaagaaaaaccaaaatttcTTTAGATACTATCTTGTTGAAGAACCTAATGCTAAAATTCCGAAAATTTTGCAGCTTAATTTCCAAATCTTATACCCAATTATCCATTTTTTACAGCCCTAAACAACATCTATGATCTGTACTCCAAATTTTcctcttccaaaaataaaaaataaaaaacaaaaacaaaaaccccaaaacacaaaaagagaaataaaatatgagacaaacaaaaagaagagaactCCATCTCTCTCATATGAAATAGTTATCTCTTATCTTTGAACTTGAAATCCCATATTCATCTTCCTGCTATTCTTCTCCAATATTAAGCCTGCACTCCACATTTAAATATAATGTTAATCAAAGAgacaaaattgaacaaaaagaacaaactGAACATTTTAAAGTAATACTTTTTTGGGCTAATTAAAACTTACCCACGTGTGGTTCGACCTAAATTTAAGTTTGTCTACCTCCTAAATTTAAGTTTGTCtacttgtggtttgaaatttaacattttacgCATATGAGCTCTACTCCGTTACGCTTCTGTGACCTCCCTCTCCATATTCCATTAAAAACGCATTTTAATACAAATACATGACACAAAACAGATCAAAAGGTTAgggtttgaagaaaatttttcatactaAGTCAACTCTCCCTAAAGGAACTACCCATTTGTCATAATCACCATTTGAATCCCCACCAAGGCTAAATGCTTATTCTTGCCGGATTTCACGACTTCAGAGTCAGGGAGTGAAAAACAAGTGGTACCATTAATGGTTTAACTTGATTCTGGATTTAGTTTTTGACTTTCCTATGATTCTTGGTGGATTTTGGTCATTTGACTcatttttgaagaaaatgaagagagaaaattgtGTTGAGAAAATTGATATGGGTCTTGAACTTGGGTTGGATACCTTTTGTGTCTAGTCTTCAGTGGAGTttaagttctctctctctctctctctctctctctctctctctctctcacgcacAAACCCAGCCAAGATTCATGCtctattttcatttcttttcttttcttttcttttcttttcttgtttgtcTTCTAAGCTAACATCGGAAGTTTGCTTCATTTTGATATTCAATTTGtaattgtttgaatttttttttttttttttaacgaaatgttcatccatcttttacaaaattttaaacccTAGCTTTTTGATCCAttcaatttatgttttttttaacgGCAAATGCAAAGGTGGGTTACAGAATCCTAATATATCAAAGCTTAAAGTGCCAAATTTAGGATTCAGTCAAATTTCAATCCACAGACACAGAGCAAAGCTTAAAGTGCCAAATTTCAATCCAAAGACAACTTAAATTCGGGTCAAATCACAAGAGGGTAAGATGTAATTAGGCccacttttttttgttaagaaataactttacaaaattttaatcagGCTGTTTAATCAATAGCACAAAGAcacaattttccaaaattttccgATCGggtttctcagcaaccaaacagagtaAAAGTGCCAGAGGAAAGAACAAATTAACGGGCCCAGAAAGGGTTTTACCCAGATCCAGAATCAAATAACAATTCAGAAACccagtaaaaaaataaaaaaatcagagaaaaaTTTAGTACCTTGAGGCTTACAAACTGGAGGATCTTcaaacagagaaagagagagttgttTATGAGCAACACCAATATCAAACAAAATCAGCCCTGAAGATGGATCATTCACTATGATATCTTTCACTGGCAGCCATAGAAAAAGCTCTTCCTGACTCAGACCCTCCAACCCTTTGAGCCCACCAAAGCTGAGGTTAGCCCTGATTACACTATCAAAGTGTACTCTTGTCTCAAACTTGGCTAAGCATGGCTGGTCCAAATGAACCTCTAGAAGTCCATTTTGGTCTAGGCTGTATGACTTTACACTGTCTGGGAAAAGCCCAGCCGGAAGGCCTTGGCTTTCAAGAAGGTTGTGGATGGAAGAGGTGGCTGTgagaggaagatggaggagaagaaagATCGTCAAGAAGGACATAGGTGTCAGAGACATTGTCACAGAGTTCTATTGGATGCACACactatgttttgtttttgtttttaggtttaggttttaaaaagagtgtgtttttatttatttatttcttttaaaggTTAAGTTTTCAA contains:
- the LOC126727303 gene encoding uncharacterized protein LOC126727303 yields the protein MSLTPMSFLTIFLLLHLPLTATSSIHNLLESQGLPAGLFPDSVKSYSLDQNGLLEVHLDQPCLAKFETRVHFDSVIRANLSFGGLKGLEGLSQEELFLWLPVKDIIVNDPSSGLILFDIGVAHKQLSLSLFEDPPVCKPQGLILEKNSRKMNMGFQVQR
- the LOC126729193 gene encoding transcription factor DYT1; the encoded protein is MEYVGSALDGFITKEGNSRGRVGRRRYSNDDGTEYKSKNLHAERRRRQKLSDRLLALRALVPIITNMNKATIIEDAISYIEELKNNVNVLQGLLYEMEASSEEGALPRSEEIDPEEEMRKSGIQAEVEVTQIDGNKLWIKIIFGKKRSGFTRLMEAMTAFGFELTDTSVTTSKGAMLVSSCVKGIHGEINEVQRTKELLLQIINGI